One genomic window of Leptotrichia shahii includes the following:
- a CDS encoding ABC transporter permease has protein sequence MKKFQNITDKIAPSIIIAVLLIIWQILSMVNIIPKFMLPSPFEVVKAFVSDFPLLMEHTKITLIEAFLGLGLGIVLGFVVAVVMDRFEYAYKMIYPVLVITQTIPTVAIAPLLVLWLGYGILPKITLIVMTSFFPITIGLLDGFRSADKDMLNLLKTMGATPFQNFVHVKLPGSLGYFFAGLRISVSYSIIGAVVAEWLGGFSGLGVYMTRVRKSYSFDKMFAVIFLISAISLLLMYFVKKIQKWCMVWEK, from the coding sequence ATGAAAAAATTTCAAAATATAACAGATAAAATTGCACCAAGTATTATTATTGCTGTATTGCTGATAATTTGGCAAATTTTGTCAATGGTGAATATTATTCCAAAATTTATGTTGCCGTCGCCATTTGAAGTTGTAAAAGCGTTTGTTTCGGATTTTCCGTTACTTATGGAACATACAAAAATTACACTTATTGAAGCGTTTTTGGGACTTGGACTGGGAATAGTTCTAGGATTTGTTGTGGCGGTTGTTATGGATAGGTTTGAATATGCGTATAAAATGATTTATCCTGTTTTGGTGATTACGCAGACAATTCCGACGGTTGCTATTGCACCGCTTTTGGTACTTTGGCTGGGATATGGAATATTGCCGAAAATTACTCTTATTGTTATGACTTCGTTTTTCCCGATTACTATTGGGCTTCTGGATGGATTTCGTTCGGCTGACAAGGATATGTTAAATTTGTTAAAAACAATGGGAGCAACACCATTTCAGAACTTTGTTCATGTTAAATTGCCAGGATCATTAGGATATTTTTTCGCAGGGCTTAGAATTTCAGTTTCATATTCTATAATCGGGGCAGTTGTGGCTGAATGGCTTGGTGGATTTAGTGGACTTGGAGTTTATATGACAAGAGTGAGAAAATCGTATTCATTTGATAAAATGTTTGCAGTAATTTTTCTTATTTCTGCAATAAGTCTGCTGCTTATGTATTTTGTAAAAAAAATACAGAAATGGTGCATGGTTTGGGAAAAGTAA
- a CDS encoding thiamine-binding protein, with product MERTEINASIAIQVLPNVVGNEEIVRVVDEVIEFIKSKGLKMNVAPFETTIEGDFDELMEIVKECQIVAVKAGAEGVMSYVKINYKPKGDILKIDEKISKYNR from the coding sequence ATGGAAAGAACAGAGATTAATGCAAGTATTGCAATTCAGGTATTGCCAAATGTTGTGGGAAATGAGGAAATTGTAAGAGTTGTTGATGAAGTTATTGAATTTATTAAAAGTAAAGGGTTAAAAATGAATGTTGCTCCATTTGAAACGACAATAGAAGGAGATTTTGACGAACTTATGGAAATTGTGAAGGAATGTCAGATTGTGGCTGTGAAGGCAGGGGCTGAAGGTGTAATGTCTTATGTGAAAATAAATTATAAACCGAAGGGAGATATTTTAAAGATTGATGAAAAAATTTCAAAATATAACAGATAA
- a CDS encoding alanine/glycine:cation symporter family protein, with protein MLNVIKDFNGFFWGVILIILLVGTGIFYTFRLKFIQIREFKTGLKQLTGGFDLSGEKADSNGMSSFQALATAIAAQVGTGNLAGAATAIVSGGPGAIFWMWLSAFFGMATIYSEAVLSQIFKQKKDGEMTGGPAYYIQTLFNGGKAAKFLAGFFAVACILSLGFMGNAVQANSVGDAFHNAFHIPTIVTGLFLAILSGFIFFGGVKRIASVTEKIVPIMAVLYIITCVTIILLNIGNTGMAFKAIFVNAFSTKAVLGGFAGAGMRKAIRFGVARGLFSNEAGMGSTPHAHAIAKVKNPEDQGHVAIVTVFIDTFVILTLSALVILIADGRAKGTGISLTQQAFQAVLGNFGVIFVAIALFFFAFSTIIGWYFFGEANVKYLFGKKALNIYRALVMVCIVAGSLQKVDLVWELADMFNGLMVIPNLIALIGLHKLVVEVTKKDPLLKD; from the coding sequence ATGTTAAACGTTATTAAGGATTTTAATGGATTTTTTTGGGGAGTTATTTTAATTATATTGTTAGTTGGAACGGGTATATTTTACACTTTTAGATTGAAGTTTATTCAAATCAGGGAATTTAAAACTGGATTAAAGCAGCTGACAGGTGGATTTGACCTCAGTGGAGAAAAGGCAGATAGTAATGGAATGTCATCATTTCAGGCATTAGCAACAGCAATCGCTGCACAAGTTGGAACAGGAAATCTTGCAGGAGCTGCAACAGCGATTGTGTCTGGAGGGCCTGGAGCAATATTTTGGATGTGGTTAAGTGCATTTTTTGGAATGGCTACTATTTATTCAGAAGCAGTATTAAGCCAAATTTTTAAACAAAAAAAAGATGGGGAAATGACAGGAGGGCCTGCTTATTATATCCAAACTTTATTTAATGGTGGAAAAGCAGCTAAATTTTTAGCAGGATTTTTTGCAGTTGCTTGTATACTTTCACTAGGATTTATGGGAAATGCGGTTCAGGCAAATTCAGTTGGAGATGCTTTTCATAATGCTTTTCATATTCCAACAATTGTAACAGGATTATTTTTAGCAATTTTATCTGGATTTATATTTTTTGGCGGTGTAAAGAGAATTGCTTCGGTTACTGAGAAAATTGTGCCGATTATGGCAGTTTTATACATTATAACATGTGTGACTATTATTTTATTAAATATTGGAAATACAGGAATGGCATTTAAGGCAATTTTTGTAAATGCTTTTTCAACAAAAGCAGTTTTAGGAGGATTTGCTGGAGCTGGAATGAGAAAGGCAATAAGATTTGGAGTTGCAAGAGGGCTATTTTCAAATGAAGCTGGAATGGGATCAACACCACATGCACATGCAATTGCGAAAGTTAAAAATCCCGAAGATCAGGGACACGTTGCGATTGTTACAGTTTTCATTGATACATTTGTAATTTTGACATTGTCAGCACTAGTAATATTAATTGCAGATGGAAGAGCTAAAGGAACTGGAATCTCATTGACACAGCAAGCATTTCAAGCAGTATTGGGGAACTTTGGAGTAATATTTGTTGCAATTGCATTATTCTTTTTTGCATTTTCTACAATAATTGGATGGTATTTCTTTGGGGAAGCTAATGTGAAATATCTATTTGGTAAAAAAGCACTTAATATTTACAGAGCCTTAGTAATGGTTTGCATAGTGGCAGGTTCATTACAAAAAGTTGATTTAGTATGGGAACTTGCGGATATGTTTAATGGTCTTATGGTAATTCCAAATTTGATAGCGTTGATTGGGCTACATAAATTGGTAGTTGAAGTTACGAAGAAGGATCCATTGTTAAAAGATTAG
- a CDS encoding ABC transporter substrate-binding protein: MKKISKILILCLILILAVSCGKSKNNQKVKIVLDWVPNTNHTGLYVAKDLGYFKEEGLNVEIVQPPEGSTTALIGTGGAEFGISFQDTLAKSFAKENPVPVTAVAAILQHNTSGIISLKEKGIDSPKKLEGKKYATWEDNIEQAILKKLVTDDKGDFSKVKLIPYTITDVVTGLKTDVDAVWVYYAWDGIATERAGLQTNFLKIRDYAKELDYYSPVIIANNDFLKKNPEIAKKVLKAIKKGYEYAMKNPEESAKILVKNSPELDINLVTASQKWISKEYQSDAKEWGIIDGNRWNRFYEWLYKNKAVEREIPKDFGYSNKYLK; encoded by the coding sequence ATGAAAAAAATTTCAAAAATTTTAATTTTATGTTTAATCTTGATTTTGGCTGTTTCATGTGGGAAATCTAAAAATAATCAGAAAGTAAAAATTGTACTGGACTGGGTGCCAAACACTAATCATACGGGGCTTTATGTGGCAAAAGACCTAGGATATTTCAAGGAGGAAGGATTGAATGTGGAAATTGTACAGCCGCCTGAAGGTAGTACAACTGCACTTATCGGAACTGGAGGGGCAGAATTTGGAATAAGTTTTCAGGATACATTGGCAAAATCGTTTGCAAAGGAAAATCCTGTGCCAGTGACAGCTGTTGCAGCAATTCTTCAGCATAATACATCTGGAATTATTTCATTAAAGGAAAAAGGCATTGATTCGCCGAAAAAACTGGAAGGTAAAAAATATGCCACTTGGGAAGATAACATTGAGCAAGCCATTTTAAAAAAATTAGTAACAGATGATAAAGGAGATTTTTCCAAAGTAAAATTAATTCCTTATACGATAACAGATGTCGTAACTGGCTTAAAGACTGATGTCGATGCTGTCTGGGTTTATTATGCGTGGGATGGAATTGCGACAGAAAGAGCAGGACTTCAGACAAATTTTCTAAAAATACGAGACTATGCTAAAGAACTTGATTACTATAGCCCAGTAATTATCGCAAATAATGACTTTCTGAAAAAGAATCCTGAAATTGCAAAAAAAGTTTTGAAGGCAATAAAAAAAGGGTATGAATATGCAATGAAAAATCCAGAAGAATCAGCAAAAATTTTGGTAAAAAATTCTCCAGAACTTGACATAAACTTGGTAACAGCAAGTCAAAAATGGATTTCTAAAGAATATCAATCTGATGCAAAGGAATGGGGAATAATTGACGGAAACCGTTGGAACAGATTTTATGAATGGCTTTACAAAAATAAGGCTGTAGAGCGTGAAATACCAAAGGATTTTGGATATAGCAACAAGTATTTGAAATAG
- a CDS encoding ABC transporter ATP-binding protein, which yields MKKDKKLEIKDISISFENKKVLENVSIDLYENELACILGVSGAGKTTLFNIIAGLLKPDGGNVKMSGEDITGKSGEISYMLQKDLLLPHKKIIDNVALPLVIRGENKNKAREIAKPYFKDFGLEGTENLYPSKLSGGMKQRAALLRTYLFSSEVALLDEPFSALDAITKNKIHSWYLDIMKKIKMSTLFITHDIDEAILLSDRIYILAGSPGKIVAGINIDLKKSENKGYNNEEIIMSEEFIKYKRKILKYL from the coding sequence GTGAAGAAAGACAAAAAGCTGGAAATAAAAGATATTTCCATTTCTTTTGAAAATAAAAAAGTTTTGGAAAATGTTTCAATTGATTTGTATGAAAATGAGCTGGCTTGTATTCTAGGAGTGAGTGGTGCCGGGAAAACAACGTTGTTTAACATTATTGCAGGACTTTTAAAGCCTGATGGCGGGAATGTGAAAATGAGTGGAGAAGATATAACTGGAAAATCTGGGGAAATAAGCTATATGTTGCAAAAGGACTTGCTTTTACCTCACAAAAAAATCATTGACAACGTGGCACTTCCGCTTGTAATAAGGGGGGAAAATAAAAATAAGGCACGGGAAATTGCAAAGCCGTATTTTAAAGATTTTGGATTAGAAGGTACGGAAAATTTGTATCCAAGTAAACTATCAGGCGGAATGAAGCAAAGAGCGGCATTGCTTAGAACATATTTATTTTCCAGCGAAGTTGCTCTCCTTGATGAGCCATTCAGTGCATTGGACGCCATTACAAAGAATAAAATTCATAGCTGGTATTTGGATATTATGAAAAAAATAAAAATGTCAACTTTATTCATCACTCACGATATTGATGAAGCAATATTGCTTTCTGATAGGATTTATATTTTGGCAGGAAGTCCAGGAAAAATTGTTGCGGGAATAAATATTGACTTGAAAAAGAGCGAGAATAAAGGGTATAATAATGAAGAGATTATAATGTCAGAAGAATTTATCAAATACAAGCGTAAAATATTGAAATATTTATAA
- a CDS encoding glycosyltransferase family 2 protein, which produces MEKEKVSIIVPMYNAEKFIVKTIESVLSQTYENWEMLIMNDVSTDNSLAVVNEFAKKDDRIQVVNTEKNMGVVKGRNHLIDLANGKYIAFLDADDYWHSQKLEKQIKFMKEKNASISCTEYTRVRENGEKINEIVIKPEISYTDMLKNNYLGCLTVMYDVEKVGKRYFKELEKNEDYVLWLEIVKDVKTIYGLKENLAYYRVLDNSRSSNKSKTAKVRWEIYRKIEKLSLLKSIYYFMHYAVRAVLKSK; this is translated from the coding sequence ATGGAAAAGGAAAAAGTTTCAATAATCGTACCGATGTACAATGCAGAAAAGTTTATTGTGAAAACAATAGAATCAGTGCTTTCACAGACTTATGAGAATTGGGAAATGCTTATTATGAATGATGTTTCAACAGATAACAGTCTTGCAGTTGTAAATGAATTTGCAAAAAAGGATGATAGAATACAGGTTGTAAATACTGAAAAAAATATGGGCGTTGTAAAAGGGAGAAATCATCTAATTGATTTGGCAAATGGAAAATATATTGCATTTTTAGACGCTGATGATTACTGGCACAGCCAAAAATTGGAAAAGCAGATAAAATTTATGAAGGAAAAAAATGCGAGTATTAGCTGTACAGAATATACGAGAGTTAGGGAAAATGGGGAAAAAATTAATGAAATTGTCATAAAGCCTGAAATTTCTTATACAGATATGTTGAAAAATAACTATTTGGGCTGTCTTACAGTTATGTATGATGTGGAAAAAGTTGGGAAACGATATTTTAAAGAGCTTGAAAAAAATGAAGATTATGTACTTTGGCTAGAAATTGTGAAGGATGTGAAGACAATTTATGGATTAAAGGAAAATCTGGCATATTATCGAGTGCTGGATAATTCACGTTCGAGCAACAAGTCTAAAACAGCAAAAGTACGTTGGGAAATTTATCGAAAAATTGAAAAACTGTCACTTTTAAAATCAATCTATTATTTTATGCACTATGCAGTTAGAGCAGTATTGAAAAGTAAATAA
- a CDS encoding GNAT family N-acetyltransferase, which produces MEIRHVVNEGFFIFGENGDELAKLTYRKEGEKLFFESTVVSPELRGQGIAGKLFDAGVKYARENGYKIVPICSYIVKKFESGEYDDLKA; this is translated from the coding sequence ATGGAAATAAGACATGTAGTAAATGAAGGATTTTTTATATTTGGAGAAAATGGAGATGAACTGGCAAAACTGACATATAGAAAGGAAGGAGAAAAACTGTTTTTTGAATCAACCGTAGTTTCTCCTGAATTAAGAGGACAAGGAATTGCAGGAAAATTATTTGATGCTGGTGTAAAATATGCAAGAGAAAATGGATATAAAATTGTGCCAATTTGCAGTTATATAGTGAAAAAGTTTGAAAGTGGAGAATATGATGATTTAAAGGCATAA
- a CDS encoding Fic family protein has product MEKIHPFQDGNGRVGRLIMFKECLKNNIVPFILEDKYKMFYYRGLKNYESKKEWLYDTCLMAQDEMKKMFDYFEVKY; this is encoded by the coding sequence ATTGAAAAAATTCATCCATTTCAAGATGGAAATGGAAGAGTTGGAAGGCTTATAATGTTTAAGGAATGTCTGAAAAATAATATTGTGCCTTTTATATTGGAAGATAAGTATAAAATGTTTTATTATCGTGGGTTAAAAAATTATGAGAGTAAAAAGGAATGGCTTTATGATACTTGTCTTATGGCACAAGATGAAATGAAAAAAATGTTTGATTATTTTGAAGTGAAATATTAA
- a CDS encoding Gfo/Idh/MocA family protein — translation MKLGIVGSGMIVQEFLPSLVRLEGLEITGIQGTKNSIGKVEEICEKYDIPKFTDDFNKLCEFGIDTVYIAVPNFLHFEYCKKALEKGLNVIVEKPMTTNYRQAKELSNLAKEKKLFLFEAITTLYFENYKKIKDWIGKIGDVKLVQSQYSQYSSRYDAFKRGEILPVFDPEKAGGALMDLGLYNLHYVLGLFGKPENVKYYANIERNIDTSGVLMIEYENFNAMCVCAKDSEGERIGVIQGSEGKIVSEEAPGLVGKVTLKMYDGTTESFDDGFSKDRVVPEFKAFIRAVNENDLEFCYKQLEKSLLVSEVQTKARIEAGIRFPQD, via the coding sequence ATGAAATTGGGAATTGTTGGTTCAGGAATGATTGTTCAGGAATTTTTGCCTAGTCTTGTTCGGTTGGAAGGATTGGAAATCACAGGGATACAAGGAACGAAAAATAGTATTGGTAAAGTTGAGGAAATTTGTGAAAAATATGATATTCCGAAATTTACTGATGATTTTAACAAACTTTGTGAATTTGGAATTGATACTGTTTATATTGCTGTTCCGAATTTTTTACATTTTGAATATTGTAAAAAAGCATTGGAAAAAGGCTTGAATGTTATTGTTGAAAAGCCGATGACAACTAATTATAGACAAGCTAAAGAATTGTCGAATTTGGCAAAAGAAAAAAAACTGTTTTTATTTGAAGCGATAACGACACTTTATTTTGAAAATTATAAAAAAATAAAAGACTGGATTGGGAAAATTGGGGATGTCAAACTTGTTCAGAGCCAGTATAGTCAGTATTCCAGCAGATATGATGCTTTTAAGAGAGGAGAAATTTTACCTGTATTTGATCCTGAAAAAGCTGGAGGAGCATTGATGGACTTGGGGCTGTATAATTTGCATTATGTTCTAGGACTTTTTGGAAAGCCTGAAAATGTAAAGTATTATGCGAATATCGAGCGAAATATTGACACGAGCGGAGTTCTTATGATAGAATACGAAAATTTTAATGCTATGTGTGTATGTGCAAAAGATAGTGAAGGAGAAAGAATAGGCGTAATTCAAGGAAGTGAAGGAAAAATCGTAAGTGAAGAGGCTCCGGGACTTGTTGGAAAAGTTACATTAAAAATGTATGATGGAACAACAGAAAGTTTTGATGATGGATTTTCAAAAGACAGAGTTGTACCTGAGTTTAAAGCATTCATTCGTGCAGTAAATGAAAATGACTTGGAATTTTGCTACAAACAGCTAGAAAAAAGCCTGTTAGTAAGTGAAGTGCAGACAAAAGCTAGAATTGAGGCGGGAATTAGATTTCCGCAAGACTAG